A single region of the Brassica rapa cultivar Chiifu-401-42 chromosome A03, CAAS_Brap_v3.01, whole genome shotgun sequence genome encodes:
- the LOC103855539 gene encoding probable glycosyltransferase At5g03795 — protein sequence MGDEDVDGKCRIMSACSSAKLFLFMVPLVLVSGFVFVNIGPKCPTSFLTSLSTTHISPPLLLSSPSLPPAPAPAPAPSLQAAKEVSLPTSALSTKVESVQGDKNRTIQLNPINITLVSNNVTSTASSELMKKRVTKKIDKIEFELQKARVAIKAASMDDPVDDPDYVPIGPMYWNAKVFHRSYLEMEKQFKIFVYKEGDPPLFHDGPCKSIYSMEGNFIYEMERDTHFRTNNPDKAHAFYLPLSVVKMVRYVYQRDSHDFGPIRRTVRDYIDLVSDRYPYWNRSIGADHFILSCHDWGPEASFSHPHLGQNSIRALCNANTSERFKPRKDVSIPEINLRTGSLKGLVGGPSPSIRPILAFFAGGVHGPVRPVLLQHWENKDNDIRVHKYLPKGTSYPDMMRSSKFCLCPSGYEVASPRIVEALYSGCVPVLINSGYVPPFSDVLNWRSFSVIVSVEDIPKLKTILTSISPRQYLKMYRRVLKVRRHFEVNSPAKRFDVFHMILHSIWVRRLNVRIREV from the exons atgggAGATGAGGATGTTGATGGGAAGTGTAGAATCATGTCAGCATGTTCCTCGGCCAAACTCTTTCTCTTCATGGTTCCTCTTGTTCTCGTTTCTGGTTTCGTCTTTGTAAATATTGGTCCTAAATGTCCAACATCTTTCTTAACCTCTTTGTCCACCACTCATAtttctcctcctcttcttctttcttctccatcTCTGCCTCCGGCCCCGGCACCGGCACCGGCACCATCTCTACAGGCGGCGAAGGAAGTGTCGTTGCCAACATCAGCTTTATCGACTAAAGTGGAATCTGTTCAG GGTGATAAAAATCGGACAATTCAATTGAACCCGATCAACATTACTTTGGTAAGTAATAACGTCACTTCTACGGCATCGTCGGAACTAATGAAGAAAAGAGTTACTAAAAAAATAGACAAAATCGAATTCGAACTACAAAAGGCTCGAGTCGCCATTAAAGCCGCTTCGATGGACGATCCCGTGGACGACCCGGACTATGTACCTATTGGTCCGATGTATTGGAATGCCAAGGTCTTTCATCG GAGCTACTTGGAGATGGAGAAACAATTCAAGATATTCGTGTACAAAGAAGGTGACCCACCGTTGTTCCACGATGGTCCATGCAAAAGCATATACTCTATGGAAGGAAACTTCATCTACGAGATGGAAAGGGATACCCACTTCCGTACCAATAATCCGGACAAGGCCCACGCCTTTTATTTACCTCTCAGTGTCGTAAAGATGGTAAGATACGTGTATCAACGTGACTCCCACGATTTTGGCCCCATCCGAAGAACCGTGAGGGATTACATCGATCTTGTTAGCGATAGGTATCCTTATTGGAACCGTAGCATCGGAGCTGACCATTTCATACTCTCTTGCCATGACTGG GGTCCTGAGGCAAGCTTTTCTCATCCACATTTAGGACAAAACTCGATCCGAGCTCTATGCAATGCCAACACGTCTGAGAGATTCAAACCGAGAAAAGATGTCTCCATACCAGAGATCAACCTACGGACCGGTTCCTTAAAAGGATTAGTCGGTGGCCCATCACCTTCTATACGTCCCATCCTTGCCTTCTTTGCGGGAGGTGTACACGGACCGGTAAGGCCGGTCTTGCTCCAACATTGGGAGAACAAAGACAATGACATTAGAGTGCACAAGTATCTCCCTAAAGGAACGTCTTATCCAGACATGATGCGGAGCAGCAAGTTCTGCTTATGTCCGAGCGGCTACGAGGTTGCGAGCCCTAGGATCGTCGAGGCGCTTTACTCGGGATGCGTTCCGGTTTTGATAAACTCAGGGTACGTCCCACCTTTCAGCGATGTGTTGAATTGGAGATCGTTCTCGGTGATCGTTTCCGTGGAGGACATACCAAAGTTGAAGACGATCTTGACGTCCATATCGCCTAGACAGTATCTAAAGATGTACCGGAGAGTGTTGAAGGTAAGGAGGCATTTTGAGGTGAATTCTCCGGCTAAGAGGTTTGATGTGTTTCATATGATTCTTCATTCAATATGGGTAAGGAGATTGAATGTGAGGATACGTGAGGTGTAA
- the LOC103855538 gene encoding putative homeobox-leucine zipper protein ATHB-51, protein MEWSTTNNLENMRVAFMLPTWPESSSFNSLHNFNYDPYAAGNSYTPADTQTGPVISVPEPDKIINAYRLPSNNNEITKKKRLTSGQLASLERSFQDEIKLDSDRKLKLSRELGLQPRQIAVWFQNRRARWKAKQLEQLYDSLRKEYDVVCREKQMLHEEVKKLRAILRDHGLIKKQISGVTSGEDTTEIPSVVTTKVYGTDQYNNQMVVASSCWPPYP, encoded by the exons atggaATGGTCAACGACAAACAACTTAGAAAACATGAGAGTTGCTTTTATGCTGCCGACATGGCCGGAGTCGAGCTCCTTTAACTCACTACATAACTTCAACTATGATCCTTATGCAG CAGGAAATTCATACACGCCTGCTGATACGCAAACCGGACCGGTTATCTCTGTACCTGAACCAGACAAGATCATTAATGCGTACCGATTACCAAGCAACAACAACGAGATAACAAAAAAGAAGAGACTAACGAGTGGACAATTAGCTTCACTTGAACGGAGTTTTCAAGATGAGATCAAACTTGATTCAGACAGGAAGCTAAAGCTGTCAAGAGAGCTTGGTTTGCAGCCACGTCAGATAGCGGTTTGGTTCCAGAACCGTCGTGCACGCTGGAAGGCAAAACAGCTCGAGCAGCTGTACGATTCGCTTAGGAAAGAGTACGACGTGGTCTGTAGAGAGAAGCAGATGCTACATGAGGAG GTGAAGAAGCTGAGAGCTATACTAAGAGACCATGGACTAATCAAGAAGCAGATCTCCGGTGTGACCAGTGGGGAAGACACGACGGAGATTCCATCTGTGGTGACCACTAAAGTGTACGGTACTGATCAATACAACAATCAGATGGTTGTCGCTTCTTCTTGCTGGCCGCCTTACCCGTGA
- the LOC103855536 gene encoding serine/threonine-protein kinase CTR1 → MEMPGRRSNYTLLTQFPDDQVSVSVTGAPPPHYDSFSSENRSGGGSNGKSKGGFDWDPNRVAGNMYASPLGLQRQSSGSSFGESSLSGDYYVPAAAGSSEIESAGFPLDVGFGGGGGGGGGDLRIQMVAGEAGGSASGKSWAQQTEESYQLQLALALRLSSEATCADDPNFLDPVPDESALRTSPSSAETVSHRFWVNGCLSYYDKVPDGFYMIDGLDPYIWTLCIDLHESGRIPSIGSLRAVDSGADSSLEAILVDRRSDPAFKELHNRVHDISCSCITTKEVVDQLAKLICNRMGGPVIMGEDELVPMWKECINGLKECFKVVVPIGSLSVGLCRHRALLFKVLADIIDLPCRIAKGCKYCDRDDAASCLVRFGLDREYLVDLVGKPGHLWEPDSLLNGPSTISISSPLRFPRPRPVEPAVDYRSLAKQYFTDSQALNLVFDPASDDMGFSMFHRGGENDVMAENGGGSFPPSANMPPQNMMRASSQLQEAVPISAPPTNQPVLNRANRELGLDGDDMDIPWCDLNIKERIGAGSFGTVHRAEWHGSDVAVKILMEQDFHAERVNEFLREVAIMKRLRHPNIVLFMGAVTQPPNLSIVTEYLSRGSLYRLLHKSGAREQLDERRRLSMAYDVAKGMNYLHNRNPPIVHRDLKSPNLLVDKKYTVKVCDFGLSRLKASTFLSSKTAAGTPEWMAPEVLRDEQSNEKSDVYSFGVILWELATLQQPWGNLNPAQVVAAVGFKNKRLEIPRNLNPQVAAIIETCWTNEPWKRPSFATIMDLLRPLIKSAVPPPNRLDM, encoded by the exons ATGGAAATGCCCGGTAGAAGATCCAACTACACTCTCCTCACCCAATTCCCCGACGATCAGGTCTCCGTCTCCGTCACCGGAGCCCCTCCCCCTCACTATGACTCCTTCTCCAGCGAGAACCGGAGCGGCGGCGGGAGCAACGGGAAATCTAAAGGCGGATTCGATTGGGATCCGAATCGCGTGGCTGGGAACATGTACGCTTCCCCTCTCGGGCTGCAGAGGCAGTCCAGCGGGAGCAGCTTCGGCGAGAGCTCCTTGTCCGGTGATTACTATGTCCCTGCTGCGGCGGGGAGTAGCGAGATCGAATCTGCGGGGTTTCCTCTGGATGTGGGGTTCGGCGGcggcggtggaggaggaggaggggatTTGAGGATTCAGATGGTGGCGGGGGAGGCTGGGGGGTCGGCTTCTGGGAAGAGCTGGGCGCAGCAGACGGAGGAGAGTTATCAGCTGCAGCTTGCCTTGGCGTTGCGGCTTTCCTCTGAGGCTACTTGCGCTGACGATCCGAACTTTCTGGATCCTGTGCCTGATGAGTCTGCTTTAAGGACTTCTCCAAGTTCAGCTGAAACCGTTTCACATCGCTTCTGG GTCAATGGATGCTTATCGTACTATGATAAAGTCCCTGATGGATTTTATATGATTGATGGTCTGGATCCATATATTTGGACCTTATGCATTGATCTACATGAAAGTGGCCGCATTCCTTCGATTGGATCATTGAGAGCTGTTGACTCCGGTGCTGACTCTTCGCTTGAAGCTATCTTAGTCGATCGGCGTAGTGATCCAGCCTTCAAGGAACTTCACAATAGAGTCCACGACATATCTTGTAGCTGCATAACCACAAAGGAGGTTGTTGATCAGCTGGCAAAACTTATCTGCAACCGTATGGG AGGTCCAGTTATCATGGGGGAAGATGAGTTGGTTCCCATGTGGAAGGAGTGCATTAATGGTCTAAAAGAATGCTTTAAAGTGGTGGTTCCTATAGGTAGCCTCTCTGTTGGACTCTGCAGACATCGAGCTTTACTCTTCAAA GTACTGGCTGACATAATTGATTTACCCTGTCGAATTGCAAAAGGGTGCAAGTATTGTGATAGAGACGATGCTGCATCGTGCCTTGTCAGGTTTGGGCTTGATAG GGAGTATCTGGTTGATTTAGTCGGAAAGCCTGGTCACTTGTGGGAGCCCGACTCCTTGCTAAATGGTCCCTCAACTATCTCAATTTCTTCACCCTTGCGGTTTCCGCGGCCCAGGCCAGTTGAACCTGCAGTTGATTATAGGTCACTAGCCAAACAATACTTCACCGACAGTCAAGCTCTGAATCTTGTTTTCGATCCTGCATCAG ATGATATGGGATTCTCAATGTTTCATAGGGGTGGAGAAAATGACGTTATGGCAGAAAATGGGGGTGGGTCTTTCCCTCCCAGTGCTAATATGCCTCCACAGAACATGATGCGTGCGTCAAGTCAACTCCAAGAAGCAGTACCTATAAGTGCTCCACCAACCAATCAGCCGGTTCTGAACAGGGCTAACAGGGAACTTGGACTTGATGGTGATGATATGGACATCCCATGGTGTGATCTCAATATAAAAGAGAGGATTGGAGCAG GTTCCTTTGGTACTGTTCACCGTGCTGAGTGGCATGGCTCG GATGTTGCTGTGAAAATTCTCATGGAGCAGGACTTCCATGCTGAGCGTGTCAATGAGTTCTTGAGAGAG GTTGCAATAATGAAACGCCTTCGCCACCCTAATATTGTTCTCTTCATGGGTGCTGTCACTCAACCTCCAAATTTGTCAATAGTGACAGAGTATTTGTCAAG AGGAAGTTTATACAGACTTTTACATAAAAGTGGAGCAAGGGAGCAATTGGATGAGAGACGCCGCTTGAGTATGGCATATGATGTG GCCAAAGGGATGAATTATCTTCATAATCGCAATCCTCCGATTGTACATAGAGATCTAAAATCTCCAAACTTGTTGGTCGACAAAAAATACACAGTCAAG GTTTGTGATTTTGGTCTCTCGAGGTTAAAGGCCAGCACGTTTCTTTCGTCAAAAACGGCAGCTGGAACC CCCGAGTGGATGGCACCAGAGGTCCTGCGGGATGAGCAATCTAATGAGAAATCAGACGTGTACAGCTTCGGGGTCATCTTGTGGGAGCTTGCTACGTTGCAGCAACCGTGGGGTAATTTGAATCCGGCTCAG
- the LOC103855537 gene encoding glucomannan 4-beta-mannosyltransferase 9 — MELGDSAAVIPDSFMGYRDDITMQMTMILDQIRAPLIVPVLRLAVYICLTMSVMLFVERVYMGIVISLVKLFGRKPEKRFKWEPMKDDIEHGNSVYPMVLVQIPMYNEREVYQLSIGAACGLSWPSDRIVIQVLDDSTDPTIKDLVEKECSRWASKGINIKYEIRDNRNGYKAGALKEGMKKSYVKSCDYVAIFDADFQPEPDYLWRTVPFLLHNPKLALVQARWKFVNSDECLMTRMQEMSLDYHFTVEQEVGSSTYAFFGFNGTAGIWRISALSEAGGWKDRTTVEDMDLAVRASLKGWKFLYLGSLKVKNELPSTFKAYRYQQHRWSCGPANLFRKMAFEIMTNKNVTLWKKVHVIYSFFVVRKIVAHIVTFIFYCVILPATVLVPEVTVPKWGAVYIPSIITLLNAVGTPRSLHLMVFWILFENVMSLHRTKATFIGLLEGGRVNEWIVTEKLGDLKAKSATKTLKKLRFRFGDRIHVLELGVGMYLFFVGCYDVFFGKNHYYLYLFAQAIAFFIAGLGQIGTIVPNS; from the exons ATGGAGCTCGGCGATTCAGCTGCGGTGATTCCGGACTCGTTCATGGGATACAGAGACGACATCACAATGCAAATGACAATGATCTTGGATCAGATTCGAGCTCCATTGATTGTCCCAGTCCTTAGGCTCGCAGTTTACATCTGCTTAACGATGTCGGTGATGCTATTCGTGGAAAGGGTCTACATGGGAATAGTAATCTCTCTTGTTAAACTCTTTGGTCGGAAGCCAGAGAAACGTTTCAAATGGGAACCAATGAAAGACGACATCGAGCATGGTAACTCTGTTTATCCTATGGTTCTTGTCCAAATCCCAATGTACAACGAACGAGAG GTTTATCAGCTGTCTATTGGAGCTGCTTGTGGGCTCTCATGGCCGTCTGATAGAATCGTTATTCAAGTTCTTGATGATTCCACTGATCCAACGATCAAA GATCTAGTGGAGAAGGAGTGTAGTAGATGGGCGAGTAAAGGAATAAACATAAAGTATGAGATAAGAGATAACAGAAACGGGTACAAGGCTGGAGCTTTGAAAGAAGGTATGAAGAAGAGTTATGTCAAAAGCTGTGATTACGTTGCAATCTTCGACGCTGATTTTCAGCCTGAACCGGATTATCTCTGGAGAACCGTACCGTTCCTCCTCCATAACCCTAAGCTTGCTTTAGTTCAAGCTCGCTGGAAATTcg TAAATTCGGATGAATGTTTGATGACAAGGATGCAAGAAATGTCTTTGGATTATCATTTTACGGTCGAACAAGAAGTTGGTTCTTCTACTTACGCCTTCTTCGGTTTCAAcg GAACTGCCGGAATATGGAGAATATCGGCATTAAGCGAAGCTGGTGGTTGGAAAGATAGAACGACCGTGGAAGATATGGATTTGGCCGTTCGAGCTAGTCTCAAGGGTTGGAAATTTTTGTACCTTGGCTCCTTGAag gtTAAAAACGAATTGCCAAGTACATTCAAGGCGTATAGGTATCAACAGCATAGGTGGTCATGTGGTCCAGCAAATCTTTTCAGGAAAATGGCATTCGAAATCATGACTAACAAG AACGTGACATTATGGAAGAAAGTTCATGTGATATATAGCTTCTTCGTGGTTAGAAAGATTGTAGCACACATTGTTACCTTCATCTTTTATTGTGTGATCTTACCGGCTACGGTTCTTGTACCGGAAGTAACCGTACCGAAATGGGGAGCGGTTTACATTCCTTCCATCATTACTCTGCTTAACGCCGTCGGTACACCAAG GTCATTGCATCTTATGGTGTTTTGGATTCTATTCGAGAACGTGATGTCTCTCCACAGAACAAAAGCTACATTCATCGGTTTACTCGAAGGTGGTAGAGTTAACGAGTGGATTGTTACTGAGAAACTAGGAGATCTTAAGGCTAAATCCGCAACCAAGACTCTAAAGAAGCTTCGTTTTAGATTCGGAGATAG GATTCATGTGTTGGAACTTGGCGTAGGAATGTATCTGTTCTTTGTGGGATGCTATGACGTGTTCTTTGGGAAGAATCATTATTACCTATACCTTTTCGCGCAAGCAATCGCGTTCTTCATTGCGGGATTAGGGCAAATTGGGACGATTGTGCCTAACTCTTGA